The window GTCCATAAAGCTTGGCGTATGCCACAGTTTTCTAATCTTAGTAACAAATACGTCTCGAGTTTTTATAAAAATATAACTGATTATTATGCCCATAACCTTGAATTAGGTTTTATGCCTCTATTTGTCGCGCATGAACGGGCAGCCAACCATGAAGCAAGCTTAACCAACAGGGATGAAGAATTTAATGTTTTATTTTTATGGGGGTAATACCCCACTCAAGTCTTAAGTGAAACGAAAAGGGTAGGTGGGGGATAAACAGCCTGTATATGTCCGATTGGTTCAAGGACCTTTTAGCTCATGCCTTTTGGTGCAAACAATCAGCGGGGGACGGCCACTGATTGAAGTTTCACTTTATTCCTCCAAGCATGAGCTAGTTAAATAAAGTTAAGATGCCAGGACAAGACTTCTATAGAAAACTAGAGAAGTATGGTAAACTAGAAATATCCACCTAAAGGAGGAATAGATCATGGCTAAATTTCCAGGTAAACATCCTAAATCCTTTTCTATGTTACTGCAGCGTAAAAATATAGTATCGATTGATGGAGCTGTCCATGATGTAAATGTTTCTCATGAACAGTTTTTAGACGAATTTATTGAATGGGTTGAGTCAAAAGGATGGAGTTTTAATGGTGCTACAAGTCTTATTTCAAAAGAAGAAGCACTAATTAAAACCATGTCTACTCTCTCTAATCATAAAGATGAGGGACTGGATTTAGATACTCTTTTTGAACAGCTAGATGAGGACGATGAAGAATAAAGAAAATCAACTTTAATCAATGAAAAAAGCGTTACTAGATGTAGCGCTTTTATCCGTTTTATTCTAAAAATTTTCCTTTGTGTGGGGTTTCCTGATGATTGTCCTTTGGTAAAGGGTCTACGGAATGTTTATATTGATAGCCTTTTGAGATAGCCGCAACAGAGAGGACCAATATAACTAAGACAACAATAACACTTATCACTAGAATATAAAGCATAACTACACCCTTTTCATTTTACTCTTATCATATCATAAGATAAGAAACCTGTTAATGAGCGTCAAAAGTGTTTTTTCAGTTAGTTACTTTTTGTAACTAAGTAAATGTAGTATAATAGAGGAAAATATAGAGGAGGCGGGCAGAATGGCTGGACATTCCCTTTGTCCTAAGTTTGAAAAAGCATTTCAAATCTTGGGAAAACGTTGGAGCGGTGTAATCATTCACGTACTTGAAGATGGGGCCATGCGTTTCAATGAAATTGCTGACCACATTCCACATATTAGTCAGAAGATGTTATCTGACCGCTTAAAAAGCTTAGAGGAAGAAGGTATTATTCAGCGACATGTGTATCCAGAAACTCCTGTCCGTATTGAATATAGTTTAACAGATAAAGGGAAGGCTTTAGCACCAGCCTTAAAAGAGGTCCAATCATGGGCTAACCAATGGGTCGATCTTACTAAATAAAAGGCAACTACTAAAACAAAGTAGTTGCCTTTTTGTTGTTCACTTCCGCTTTTGTATTAAAATACTTCTTTCCAATCATCCCTTTTGGATAGCATTTCTTTTGCTAGCTCTTTAGCCCCTTCTAAACTATGGCTGGCAGCAAATCCACATTGAACTTCATTACATGCTGGAACCTCAGTAGCTTCAAGGACATCTTGTAGTGTCTTTTCAAGAACGGATAAAATGTTGTCATAATTGTCATCGTTAAGAACAGCTAAGTAAAAACCTGTTTGACATCCCATAGGGCCAATATCAATGATGCGGTCATGATGATTTCTACTAAATTCCGCCATCATATGCTCTAACGAATGTAAAGCTGGCATGGCCATATATTCCTTATTCGGTTGCTTGAATCGAAGATCATATTTATAAATTTTGTCTCCATATTGTCCTTCTGTAACCCCAACTAATCTTACATAGGGAGCTTTTACTTTTGTGTGATCCAGATTAAAACTTTCTACATTCATTTTTGGCACAGTTTCCATCTCCTTATCCATGATACTTCTCTTAAAATTGTAACATAAAAATTAGAATCATTCGTTCAGTTCTTTTTGAAGAAGTGTTCATTAAACATAATCATGAAATCATATTTATCAGTTGGGAAAGTAGGGCCTTCCTTAAAGAAACACTTTTTATAAAGGGAAATTGCCCTTTGATTAAATGTTGCAACAGTTAACCGGAATTTTTCTGCTTGAAATTCCTTTTCTGCGAAAGCAAGTCCTCGAAGAAGAAACGGGAGACCTAATCCTCTCCCAGTGAGGTCAGGAAGCATTCCAAGGCCAATATCAAGATAGGAAGAATCTTTATAAAGTCCTAATGTTCTACCCACTGGAACCTGGGCGTTTGGACCAAAACAAAAAAAGCCAATGAGTGATTTCTCTGAATTAAAAACCGCATAATAACTACCATCTAATAATTCCTTCAAATTTTCTTCGCTTTCCGTTGAGTTGTACAAATCATAAGGTGCTTTATATTTCCAATTGAATATATCTTTTGCATAGGGCTCTGTCATTTTTGAAATCATCATTTTATAACAACCTTTCCGTTGTGTTCCTCTATTATTGCTCCATTCCACAATATTACCAAATTAAAATGCAAGAGAAAAAGAAGATCATACATGAGTGAAATAGGATTGGTAACAATATGAAAAACAATGTCTTTTTGGAGCTTTAGAGAAAGTTTTGATGTTTTTAATAGGAAATATGTTATAATAAACAAGTTGGCCAAAAAGGCTAAGTGAAACATAGAGGAGCGAGTTAATCATGGAACGTCGTGATGATATAAGAAATATTGCGATTATTGCCCACGTTGACCACGGGAAAACGACTTTAGTGGATCGACTGTTACAAGATTCAGGAACCTTTCGTGAAAATGAGCATGTTGATGATCGTGCAATGGATTCAAATGCATTGGAAAGGGAACGTGGAATCACAATCTTAGCCAAAAATACAGCCATTCATTATAATGACACACGTATTAATATACTAGACACACCTGGACATGCCGATTTTGGTGGAGAAGTCGAACGAATCATGAAAATGGTAGATGGCGTTTTACTAGTCGTTGACGCTTTTGAAGGTTGTATGCCTCAAACACGATTTGTTCTTAAGAAGGCTCTTGAGCAAGAGTTAACACCTATCGTTGTATTAAATAAAATAGATCGACCAAATGCAAGACCAGAACAAGTAGTGGATGAAGTTATTGACTTGTTTATTGAATTAGGAGCAAACGAAGATCAGTTGGAGTTTCCAGTCGTTTATGCTTCAGCTTTACAAGGCACCTCAGGTTACCAACCAAAGGAGCAGCAAGAAACGATGTCTCCTATCCTAGAAACGATTATGGATACGATACCTGCACCATTAAACAATGCAGATGAGCCATTACAATTTCAAGTTACGTTATTAGATTATAATGAATACGTTGGTCGAATCGGAATTGGCCGAGTATTCCGTGGAAAGATCAAAGTCGGACAACAAGTTCTTTTGATGAAAAAGGATGGATCGTCTAAACCTTTCCGAGTGACCAAATTGTTTGGTTTTATAGGATTGAAGAGAACTGAAGTTCAAGAAGCCCAAGCAGGGGATATCGTAGCTATTGCTGGAATGGAAGGGATAAACGTAGGAGAAACGATTTGTCCTGTCGATCATCCTGACCCTTTACCATTGTTGCGTATTGATGAACCAACTCTACAAATGACTTTCCTAGTGAATAATAGTCCATTTGCAGGGAGAGAAGGTAGATATCTAACTTCTCGTAAAATTGAAGAGCGCTTGATGCTGCAATTAGAAACGGATGTAAGTCTTCGTGTAGATCCAACTGATTCACCTGATGCATGGACGGTTTCAGGCCGTGGTGAACTTCATTTATCTATCTTGATTGAGAACATGAGACGTGAAGGTTATGAACTACAAATTTCAAAGCCTGAGGTTATTTATCGTGAAATTGATGGTGTGAAATGTGAGCCGGTAGAAAGAGTACAAGTAGATGTGCCAGAAGAACATACTGGTTCAGTTATGGAATCACTAGGTTCACGAAAAGGTGAAATGCTTGATATGATTAATCATGGGAACGGCCAAGTTCGATTAGAATTCAAAGTGCCTTCTCGTGGGCTAATTGGATATTCGACCGAATTCCTGTCACAAACAAGGGGATATGGAATATTGAATCATACCTTTGATGGATATGAACCTGTTGTTCCAGGTCAAGTAGGAGGACGCAGGCAAGGTGTTCTTGTCTCCCTTGATCGTGGAAAAACCACCACTTATAGTATTATGGCCCTTGAAGATAGAGGAACAATCTTCGTAGAACCTGGTACAGAGGTTTACGAAGGAATGATTGTTGGAGAACATAATCGTGATAATGATTTAACCGTTAATATTATAAAAGAAAAAGCATTAACTAACGTTCGATCTGCAAATAAGGACCAAACATCAGTTATTAAGAAACCAAGAATTCTTTCATTGGAACAAGCTATTGAGTATTTAAATGAAGATGAATACTGTGAGGTTACTCCTGAGTCCATTAGACTTAGAAAGAAACTTCTTAATAAAAATGAAAGAGAAAAAGCAGCTAAGAAAAAACAATATCAATAAGAAAAAAAGCCACTGTTGAGGTGGCTTTTTTCTTTCTCTATTCTTTTTTGCTTTTAAAAGTAGACAGAGAGGCATCGACAATTAATATAATGGCTGTTAAGATATGAAGGAACCATCCAACCACCGGTATTACCCCTAAGACGCTAGCCAATATTCCAAAAATACTACCAACACTTACAGCTCCATTTTTTATAGACAAAACTAGAGTAACTAAGTGTAGAGCAAGCATGACGCCTAAGGCAACCCACGCTGAGCTTATTATGTATATCCCACCGACGAAAGGGATGGCAAAAAACGCCTCAATCCCACCAGTTATCCATTTCATTAAAGTAACCATAGACATATGAATCTCTCCTTTATTTGATACTATTTTACATTCTTCTTAACTGATAAAAAAACCTTTTTTTATTATGTGGAATTTCTGAACAAAAAAGTCTACAAACTTTCTAACGTTTTTAATAAACTCATGCAGGTTTCAAGTGAAGAGTGGATCGCAGTGGTTATGGGAGTCCATATGATACAAAAAAGAAGACGAAGTAATGCTGCAGTGGGAGGAGCACAATAATTCTCTTTATTGCCTTCTTTGTTTTCTGTCCTCTCAAAAAAGTGTATGATTGAAAATAGAAATGAATTTAAAAATACGGACTTTTTCGAGGAGGATAAAAATGAAGGAGAGACTGGTTGCAACTTTTTCTATTGTGGGTTTCGATCCTGAAACAGGGGAGTTAGGAATAGCAGTGCAATCTAAGTTTATTGGGGTAGGTGCTGTAGTACCATGGGCTAAGGCCGGAGTTGGAGCGGTTGCGACTCAATCCTATGCAAATACTTCTTTTGGTCCCAATGGATTAAAGCTTATCGAAAATGGATTATCAGCTCAGGGGGCACTTGATAGACTCCTTTCTGAAGATGATGACCGAGAATTTAGGCAAGTTGGAATTGTGGATGCCAAAGGAAATGTGGCAACTTTTACGGGAGCTAAATGTTATGACTGGGCAGGTGGGATTACTGGGAAAAATTTTGCTGCTCAAGGTAATATTTTAGTAGGACAGGAGACTGTCCAATCAATGGCAGATACTTTTACTACTACCCAAGGGACCCTTTCTGAAAGATTGTTAAAAGCTTTAGATTCTGGACAGGCCTCAGGCGGTGATTCTCGTGGAAAACAGTCTGCTGCCTTATATGTAGTGAAAGAAAAAGGTGGATATGGTGGATATAATGACCATTTTATTGATTTGCGCGTAGATGATCATCCCGAGCCTATTAAGGAGCTTATTCGTTTATATGAACTCCAGCAACTTTATTTTGGGCAAACGAAGCCTGAAAATATCAAGGAAATCAATGGACCTATTAAAAGTGATTTAGTCTCTCAACTTCTTCGTTGGGGATATTTGGAAGAAGATCCCCCAACAGATGATGCTCTTTTTGAAGCCCTTACACGCTTTGTTCATACAGAGAACTTCGAGGAAAGAGAGCAGGATAAAGGGAAAATTGATTTAGAAGTATTAAAGTTTATGGAAAATAAATCTAGGTGATTGATGAATGGGGAAGAGAATTATTATAGAATCAGAAGAACTTTATTTGAGACCGTTCCAAAAAAAAGATGCAAGGAACTTGTTTAGGCTAGTTTATGACAATCAATATTTTTGGTCAAAGGTGGAACCAGATCATCATCCCAATTACTATACTTATAATGTACAAAAACAAA of the Bacillaceae bacterium S4-13-56 genome contains:
- the ytzI gene encoding YtzI protein, with product MLYILVISVIVVLVILVLSVAAISKGYQYKHSVDPLPKDNHQETPHKGKFLE
- a CDS encoding helix-turn-helix domain-containing protein, encoding MAGHSLCPKFEKAFQILGKRWSGVIIHVLEDGAMRFNEIADHIPHISQKMLSDRLKSLEEEGIIQRHVYPETPVRIEYSLTDKGKALAPALKEVQSWANQWVDLTK
- a CDS encoding S-ribosylhomocysteine lyase, which codes for METVPKMNVESFNLDHTKVKAPYVRLVGVTEGQYGDKIYKYDLRFKQPNKEYMAMPALHSLEHMMAEFSRNHHDRIIDIGPMGCQTGFYLAVLNDDNYDNILSVLEKTLQDVLEATEVPACNEVQCGFAASHSLEGAKELAKEMLSKRDDWKEVF
- a CDS encoding GNAT family protein; translated protein: MMISKMTEPYAKDIFNWKYKAPYDLYNSTESEENLKELLDGSYYAVFNSEKSLIGFFCFGPNAQVPVGRTLGLYKDSSYLDIGLGMLPDLTGRGLGLPFLLRGLAFAEKEFQAEKFRLTVATFNQRAISLYKKCFFKEGPTFPTDKYDFMIMFNEHFFKKN
- the typA gene encoding translational GTPase TypA → MERRDDIRNIAIIAHVDHGKTTLVDRLLQDSGTFRENEHVDDRAMDSNALERERGITILAKNTAIHYNDTRINILDTPGHADFGGEVERIMKMVDGVLLVVDAFEGCMPQTRFVLKKALEQELTPIVVLNKIDRPNARPEQVVDEVIDLFIELGANEDQLEFPVVYASALQGTSGYQPKEQQETMSPILETIMDTIPAPLNNADEPLQFQVTLLDYNEYVGRIGIGRVFRGKIKVGQQVLLMKKDGSSKPFRVTKLFGFIGLKRTEVQEAQAGDIVAIAGMEGINVGETICPVDHPDPLPLLRIDEPTLQMTFLVNNSPFAGREGRYLTSRKIEERLMLQLETDVSLRVDPTDSPDAWTVSGRGELHLSILIENMRREGYELQISKPEVIYREIDGVKCEPVERVQVDVPEEHTGSVMESLGSRKGEMLDMINHGNGQVRLEFKVPSRGLIGYSTEFLSQTRGYGILNHTFDGYEPVVPGQVGGRRQGVLVSLDRGKTTTYSIMALEDRGTIFVEPGTEVYEGMIVGEHNRDNDLTVNIIKEKALTNVRSANKDQTSVIKKPRILSLEQAIEYLNEDEYCEVTPESIRLRKKLLNKNEREKAAKKKQYQ
- a CDS encoding DUF1028 domain-containing protein; the protein is MKERLVATFSIVGFDPETGELGIAVQSKFIGVGAVVPWAKAGVGAVATQSYANTSFGPNGLKLIENGLSAQGALDRLLSEDDDREFRQVGIVDAKGNVATFTGAKCYDWAGGITGKNFAAQGNILVGQETVQSMADTFTTTQGTLSERLLKALDSGQASGGDSRGKQSAALYVVKEKGGYGGYNDHFIDLRVDDHPEPIKELIRLYELQQLYFGQTKPENIKEINGPIKSDLVSQLLRWGYLEEDPPTDDALFEALTRFVHTENFEEREQDKGKIDLEVLKFMENKSR